Proteins encoded within one genomic window of Gadus chalcogrammus isolate NIFS_2021 chromosome 6, NIFS_Gcha_1.0, whole genome shotgun sequence:
- the ccdc125 gene encoding coiled-coil domain-containing protein 125 has protein sequence MNSENQALTSSLEERLKESRELKAENTGLSQQCMELLSMLSVREQKAYESTKPPCGHGRDGTLLELAVLGACRCPGVMESCPCAKTAAASRTQLLQLRQELDLLVRSREEALLMADAFRIAFEQQLRKRSDCLLLQAEARTPKSHPRERQGANRTLVGVAQRLRAILPSGLEAKASLEHTDTLQKLLDLLNDKEEALAHQRKVSHMLAHNAKELQKQLPVEATWPLDSRTIVTLPPSP, from the exons ATGAACAGTGAAAACCAGGCACTGACTAGTAGTCTGGAGGAAAGGCTGAAGGAGAGCCGAGAGCTGAAGGCTGAAAACACAG GGTTGAGTCAACAGTGCATGGAGCTTCTCTCCATGCTGAGCGTTAGAGAGCAGAAGGCCTACGAAAGCACCAAGCCTCCGTGTGGCCATGGGAGAGATGGCACCCTCCTTGAG TTGGCGGTGCTAGGGGCCTGCCGCTGTCCCGGGGTCATGGAGTCCTGTCCTTGTGCCAAGACCGCTGCTGCTAGCAGGACACAACTCCTGCAGCTCAGACAGGAG ctggaCCTCCtggtgaggagcagggaggaggcccTCCTGATGGCGGATGCTTTCCGCATCGCTTTTGAACAGCAGCTGAGGAAGCGGAGCGACTGCCTCCTGCTTCAGGCCGAGGCGCGCACGCCCAAGTCCCACCCTAGGGAGAGACAGG GTGCAAACAGAACTCTGGTTGGTGTGGCTCAAAGACTAAGAGCCATTCTTCCCTCGGGCCTGGAAGCCAAAGCATCACTTGAACACACCGATACCCTGCAAAAACTCCTGGACTTG CTGAATGACAAGGAGGAGGCTCTTGCTCACCAGAGGAAGGTGAGCCACATGCTGGCCCACAACGCGAAAGAGCTGCAGAAACAGTTACCTGTTGAAGCTACGTGGCCATTAGACTCGCGGACCATTGTAACTCTACCCCCCAGTCCTTGA